One Pocillopora verrucosa isolate sample1 chromosome 10, ASM3666991v2, whole genome shotgun sequence genomic window carries:
- the LOC131776247 gene encoding uncharacterized protein isoform X1: MFSVLTLLQHYYNMEAPGNKVEVSNDLTDGKAVKHPSGTTSSVKGPQVEASAAKGDFTILILGETGVGKSTWINGIANYAKHESLEDAMNDPDFTVLIPSRFTFTNESGEGMDIAFGSADDNEVLSSGQSATQFPQEYRLETSTSIFHLIDTPGIGDCRGIEKDKENFDNILAFLTCYDKINAVVVLLKPNNARLTVAFKFCVLELLTHLHKSLVSNIMFAFTNSRGTFYRPGDSLPVLKKLLDENSIGIDVSPSNYFCFDNEAFRFLACHKSEIKFTAEDVDLYAKSWVKSCDTTCRLFERVKNMTPHDTKKTLSLNEARNCIIALSKPMGQAVELIEMNLKKIKDVKGQCQAFEKDIKDFQKELKFKGFELELEPLDYPMTVCAAPACKRYVPVGQSGQQNTVYEQVCHDHCNLSGVPIETTNNDQLHGCWAMIGGVCRLCGHNYREHMHIRYTANVVEKEFLSEEAQSKIKKKTDLKSQKQLFIRELATNIQELEEEKQFIYRCASYFGVFLKQNAMIAYNDSFSEYLDMLIREEEMKEKVIRDEAKIAQMKEDKRTYEEEKNVIIENIKKVPTEGKKAEVIPIEKIYEMREKLCSLKHNGKTLREALDGIISARQKNHKTKAASKSCVYAKTNNSWLPEIFNKINPFRWGSRSRGNLSISQY, encoded by the exons ATGTTTTCAGTATTAACGTTATTACAACATTACTACAACATGGAAGCTCCTGGAAATAAAGTTGAAGTTTCTAACGACTTAACGGATGGCAAGGCTGTTAAACATCCCAGTGGGACCACTTCAAGTGTAAAAGGTCCTCAAGTCGAG GCATCTGCAGCCAAAGGAGACTTCACTATCCTCATACTGGGAGAGACTGGTGTGGGCAAGTCCACGTGGATTAATGGTATTGCCAACTATGCAAAGCATGAGTCTCTCGAAGACGCCATGAACGACCCTGATTTCACTGTACTGATTCCATCTag GTTTACTTTCACGAATGAAAGTGGAGAAGGGATGGACATCGCCTTTGGGTCTGCTGATGATAATGAAGTTCTCTCTAGTGGTCAATCTGCCACCCAATTCCCTCAGGAGTACCGACTGGAGACCAGCACCTCAATCTTCCATCTTATTGACACACCGGGCATCGGGGACTGCAGAGGCATTGAGAAGGACAAGGAAAACTTCGATAATATCTTGGCCTTTCTTACTTGCTATGACAAGATCAACGCCGTGGTTGTGCTTCTCAAGCCTAACAACGCAAGGCTGACAGTGGCTTTCAAGTTTTGCGTCTTGGAATTGTTGACCCACCTCCACAAGTCCTTAGTTTCCAACATCATGTTTGCCTTCACCAACTCCAGAGGAACATTCTACAGACCAGGAGATAGCCTTCCAGTGCTAAAAAAGCTCCTCGATGAGAATAGTATCGGGATAGATGTCTCTCCTtcgaattatttttgttttgacaacGAAGCTttcag GTTTCTGGCCTGCCACAAGAGTGAAATTAAGTTCACGGCTGAGGACGTAGATCTCTACGCAAAAAGCTGGGTGAAGTCGTGTGATACCACCTGCAGACTTTTCGAACGCGTGAAGAATATGACGCCTCATGATACTAAGAAGACCCTAAGCCTTAATGAGGCGAGGAATTGCATCATCGCCCTGAGCAAACCAATGGGTCAGGCTGTGGAGCTTATTGAGATGAATTTGAAGAAGATAAAAGATGTGAAAGGCCAGTGCCAGGCCTTTGAAAAAGACATCAAGGACTTCCAGAAGGAACTAAAATTTAAAGGCTTTGAGCTGGAGTTAGAACCCCTTGACTATCCCATGACAGTCTGTGCCGCCCCTGCTTGTAAGAGGTATGTACCCGTCGGCCAATCAGGTCAGCAAAACACCGTTTATGAGCAAGTATGCCATGATCACTGTAATCTCTCAGGAGTTCCAATCGAGACAACCAATAATGACCAGCTTCATGGCTGTTGGGCTATGATTGGTGGAGTGTGCAGACTCTGTGGACACAACTACAGAGAACACATGCATATCCGCTACACAGCCAATGTCGTTGAGAAGGAATTCCTGTCTGAGGAAGCTCAGTCGAAAATCAAGAAGAAAACCGACTTGAAGTCTCAAAAGCAATTGTTCATCAGAGAGTTGGCGACGAACATCCAAGAACTTGAAGAGGAAAAGCAGTTCATCTATCGATGTGCCAGCTACTTTGGTGTCTTCCTCAAGCAGAATGCCATGATTGCCTACAACGACTCCTTTAGCGAGTACCTGGACATGCTGATCAGAGAAGAGGAGATGAAAGAGAAGGTGATTAGAGACGAAGCAAAGATTGCCCAAATGAAGGAGGACAAGAGAACGTATGAGGAAGAGAAGAATgtcatcattgaaaatatcaagaaagtcCCAACGGAAGGCAAGAAAGCAGAGGTCATTCCCATAGAAAAGATCTACGAAATGAGAGAAAAACTTTGTTCTCTGAAACACAATGGAAAGACTCTACGAGAAGCTTTAG ATGGCATCATTTCAGCCAGACAGAAGAATCACAAAACCAAAGCAGCAAG CAAGAGCTGCGTGTATGCCAAAACCAACAATTCCTGGCTTCCTGAAATCTTCAATAAGATAAATCCATTTAGATGGGGAAGCAGAAGCAGAGGCAACTTAAGCATCTCTCAATACTGA
- the LOC131776247 gene encoding uncharacterized protein isoform X2 → MEAPGNKVEVSNDLTDGKAVKHPSGTTSSVKGPQVEASAAKGDFTILILGETGVGKSTWINGIANYAKHESLEDAMNDPDFTVLIPSRFTFTNESGEGMDIAFGSADDNEVLSSGQSATQFPQEYRLETSTSIFHLIDTPGIGDCRGIEKDKENFDNILAFLTCYDKINAVVVLLKPNNARLTVAFKFCVLELLTHLHKSLVSNIMFAFTNSRGTFYRPGDSLPVLKKLLDENSIGIDVSPSNYFCFDNEAFRFLACHKSEIKFTAEDVDLYAKSWVKSCDTTCRLFERVKNMTPHDTKKTLSLNEARNCIIALSKPMGQAVELIEMNLKKIKDVKGQCQAFEKDIKDFQKELKFKGFELELEPLDYPMTVCAAPACKRYVPVGQSGQQNTVYEQVCHDHCNLSGVPIETTNNDQLHGCWAMIGGVCRLCGHNYREHMHIRYTANVVEKEFLSEEAQSKIKKKTDLKSQKQLFIRELATNIQELEEEKQFIYRCASYFGVFLKQNAMIAYNDSFSEYLDMLIREEEMKEKVIRDEAKIAQMKEDKRTYEEEKNVIIENIKKVPTEGKKAEVIPIEKIYEMREKLCSLKHNGKTLREALDGIISARQKNHKTKAASKSCVYAKTNNSWLPEIFNKINPFRWGSRSRGNLSISQY, encoded by the exons ATGGAAGCTCCTGGAAATAAAGTTGAAGTTTCTAACGACTTAACGGATGGCAAGGCTGTTAAACATCCCAGTGGGACCACTTCAAGTGTAAAAGGTCCTCAAGTCGAG GCATCTGCAGCCAAAGGAGACTTCACTATCCTCATACTGGGAGAGACTGGTGTGGGCAAGTCCACGTGGATTAATGGTATTGCCAACTATGCAAAGCATGAGTCTCTCGAAGACGCCATGAACGACCCTGATTTCACTGTACTGATTCCATCTag GTTTACTTTCACGAATGAAAGTGGAGAAGGGATGGACATCGCCTTTGGGTCTGCTGATGATAATGAAGTTCTCTCTAGTGGTCAATCTGCCACCCAATTCCCTCAGGAGTACCGACTGGAGACCAGCACCTCAATCTTCCATCTTATTGACACACCGGGCATCGGGGACTGCAGAGGCATTGAGAAGGACAAGGAAAACTTCGATAATATCTTGGCCTTTCTTACTTGCTATGACAAGATCAACGCCGTGGTTGTGCTTCTCAAGCCTAACAACGCAAGGCTGACAGTGGCTTTCAAGTTTTGCGTCTTGGAATTGTTGACCCACCTCCACAAGTCCTTAGTTTCCAACATCATGTTTGCCTTCACCAACTCCAGAGGAACATTCTACAGACCAGGAGATAGCCTTCCAGTGCTAAAAAAGCTCCTCGATGAGAATAGTATCGGGATAGATGTCTCTCCTtcgaattatttttgttttgacaacGAAGCTttcag GTTTCTGGCCTGCCACAAGAGTGAAATTAAGTTCACGGCTGAGGACGTAGATCTCTACGCAAAAAGCTGGGTGAAGTCGTGTGATACCACCTGCAGACTTTTCGAACGCGTGAAGAATATGACGCCTCATGATACTAAGAAGACCCTAAGCCTTAATGAGGCGAGGAATTGCATCATCGCCCTGAGCAAACCAATGGGTCAGGCTGTGGAGCTTATTGAGATGAATTTGAAGAAGATAAAAGATGTGAAAGGCCAGTGCCAGGCCTTTGAAAAAGACATCAAGGACTTCCAGAAGGAACTAAAATTTAAAGGCTTTGAGCTGGAGTTAGAACCCCTTGACTATCCCATGACAGTCTGTGCCGCCCCTGCTTGTAAGAGGTATGTACCCGTCGGCCAATCAGGTCAGCAAAACACCGTTTATGAGCAAGTATGCCATGATCACTGTAATCTCTCAGGAGTTCCAATCGAGACAACCAATAATGACCAGCTTCATGGCTGTTGGGCTATGATTGGTGGAGTGTGCAGACTCTGTGGACACAACTACAGAGAACACATGCATATCCGCTACACAGCCAATGTCGTTGAGAAGGAATTCCTGTCTGAGGAAGCTCAGTCGAAAATCAAGAAGAAAACCGACTTGAAGTCTCAAAAGCAATTGTTCATCAGAGAGTTGGCGACGAACATCCAAGAACTTGAAGAGGAAAAGCAGTTCATCTATCGATGTGCCAGCTACTTTGGTGTCTTCCTCAAGCAGAATGCCATGATTGCCTACAACGACTCCTTTAGCGAGTACCTGGACATGCTGATCAGAGAAGAGGAGATGAAAGAGAAGGTGATTAGAGACGAAGCAAAGATTGCCCAAATGAAGGAGGACAAGAGAACGTATGAGGAAGAGAAGAATgtcatcattgaaaatatcaagaaagtcCCAACGGAAGGCAAGAAAGCAGAGGTCATTCCCATAGAAAAGATCTACGAAATGAGAGAAAAACTTTGTTCTCTGAAACACAATGGAAAGACTCTACGAGAAGCTTTAG ATGGCATCATTTCAGCCAGACAGAAGAATCACAAAACCAAAGCAGCAAG CAAGAGCTGCGTGTATGCCAAAACCAACAATTCCTGGCTTCCTGAAATCTTCAATAAGATAAATCCATTTAGATGGGGAAGCAGAAGCAGAGGCAACTTAAGCATCTCTCAATACTGA
- the LOC131776183 gene encoding GDP-fucose protein O-fucosyltransferase 2 isoform X2, producing the protein MAVGRIYLAVFLLLNHGNSAVFSQDIDDDSIAFDTSSQHGLNVESLQANNDTQFDKRYLLYDVNPGEGFNLRRDVYMRVANMMKLLREKQNWILVVPPWRKLYHWRSVIEQNALPWRTFFDLESLNRYVPVIEFEEFMRETGEEAIDEILYLQGYAEGWKDGHWEEKIDDRDCIDRPVYHKDESGYYRGYFWGMEDIFARKFKCVSVQGTSAILVPTLLEKTKSKSVFIDRFEKVMHIRYGQVEFYKARRSLVFAKHLRDEGDKFRREFLKSDDERDATVMDPDWTKNQKKEGSAKGGPYLAVHLRRADFLYAHPDGVPSLDNAVKQIKDILEKEKLDMVFLATDADKEEVTYLKSKLPLVKYDPPKEILHNYGDGGVAIIDQWICAHAQYFVGTCESTFSFRIHEERDILGFHGDKTFNCLCGDKKLGKCEQPSKWRVVY; encoded by the exons ATGGCTGTAGGACGGATATATTTAGCCGTATTCTTATTACTGAATCATGGAAACTCTGCCGTTTTCAGTCAGGATATTGACGACGATTCTATTGCATTTGACACTTCCAGTCAACATGGGCTCAATGTAGAATCATTACAAGCTAATAATGACACGCAATTCGATAAGAGATATCTTCTTTATGATGTGAATCCTGGAGAAGGATTTAACCTCAGACGGGATGTGTACATGAGAGTGGCAAATATGATGAAGCTTCTGCGAGAAAAACAGAACTGGATCCTTGTCGTTCCGCCTTGGAGAAAACTTTACCACTGGCGATCGGTGATCGAACAAAATGCCCTTCCTTGGCGGACATTTTTCGACCTGGAAAGCTTGAATCGTTACGTGCCTGTCATTGAGTTTGAAGAATTCATGAGGGAAACCGGCGAAGAAGCCATAGATGAAATCCTCTATTTACAAGGTTACGCTGAAGGGTGGAAAGACGGACATTGGGAAGAAAAAATAGACGATAGAGATTGCATTGATAGACCTGTATACCACAAAGATGAAAGCGGGTATTACAGAGGTTACTTCTGGGGAATGGAAGACATATTCGCGCGTAAATTTAAATGTGTCTCTGTACAGGGCACTTCGGCAATTCTAGTGCCTACACTTCTGGAGAAAACCAAGTCAAA GTCTGTGTTTATTGACAGATTTGAAAAGGTTATGCACATTCGTTATGGTCAGGTGGAATTTTATAAG gcaAGGAGGAGCCTGGTTTTTGCCAAACACTTAAGAGATGAAGGAGACAAGTTTCGTAGAGAATTCTTAAAATCTGACGATGAGAGGGATGCTACAGTCATGGATCCAGACTGGACCAAGAATCAGAAAAAAGAAGGTTCTGCTAAAGGAGGCCCATATTTAGCAGTTCACTTGAGAAGAGCTGATTTTCTCTATGCTCACCCTGATGGCGTTCCATCTCTTGACAATGCTGTCAAGCAGATCAAGGATATTCTTGAAAAGGAGAAGCTTGATATGGTATTCCTTGCGACAGATGCTGATAAAGAAG AGGTGACATATTTGAAGAGTAAACTACCCCTGGTGAAATATGACCCACCGAAGGAAATTCTACATAATTATGGTGATGGCGGAGTTGCCATAATAGACCAGTGGATTTGTGCACATGCTCAATACTTTGTAGGGACATGTGAATCAACATTTTCATTTCGTATTCATGAAGAAAGGGATATATTAGGTTTCCATGGTGACAAGACCTTTAATTGTCTCTGTGGAGATAAGAAGCTTGGAAAATGTGAACAACCATCAAAATGGAGAGTAGTATACTAA
- the LOC131776183 gene encoding GDP-fucose protein O-fucosyltransferase 2 isoform X1, with translation MAVGRIYLAVFLLLNHGNSAVFSQDIDDDSIAFDTSSQHGLNVESLQANNDTQFDKRYLLYDVNPGEGFNLRRDVYMRVANMMKLLREKQNWILVVPPWRKLYHWRSVIEQNALPWRTFFDLESLNRYVPVIEFEEFMRETGEEAIDEILYLQGYAEGWKDGHWEEKIDDRDCIDRPVYHKDESGYYRGYFWGMEDIFARKFKCVSVQGTSAILVPTLLEKTKSKSVFVERFEEVLHIIYGQKDYWEARRSLVFAKHLRDEGDKFRREFLKSDDERDATVMDPDWTKNQKKEGSAKGGPYLAVHLRRADFLYAHPDGVPSLDNAVKQIKDILEKEKLDMVFLATDADKEEVTYLKSKLPLVKYDPPKEILHNYGDGGVAIIDQWICAHAQYFVGTCESTFSFRIHEERDILGFHGDKTFNCLCGDKKLGKCEQPSKWRVVY, from the exons ATGGCTGTAGGACGGATATATTTAGCCGTATTCTTATTACTGAATCATGGAAACTCTGCCGTTTTCAGTCAGGATATTGACGACGATTCTATTGCATTTGACACTTCCAGTCAACATGGGCTCAATGTAGAATCATTACAAGCTAATAATGACACGCAATTCGATAAGAGATATCTTCTTTATGATGTGAATCCTGGAGAAGGATTTAACCTCAGACGGGATGTGTACATGAGAGTGGCAAATATGATGAAGCTTCTGCGAGAAAAACAGAACTGGATCCTTGTCGTTCCGCCTTGGAGAAAACTTTACCACTGGCGATCGGTGATCGAACAAAATGCCCTTCCTTGGCGGACATTTTTCGACCTGGAAAGCTTGAATCGTTACGTGCCTGTCATTGAGTTTGAAGAATTCATGAGGGAAACCGGCGAAGAAGCCATAGATGAAATCCTCTATTTACAAGGTTACGCTGAAGGGTGGAAAGACGGACATTGGGAAGAAAAAATAGACGATAGAGATTGCATTGATAGACCTGTATACCACAAAGATGAAAGCGGGTATTACAGAGGTTACTTCTGGGGAATGGAAGACATATTCGCGCGTAAATTTAAATGTGTCTCTGTACAGGGCACTTCGGCAATTCTAGTGCCTACACTTCTGGAGAAAACCAAGTCAAA ATCAGTGTTTGTAGAGAGATTTGAGGAAGTATTGCACATCATTTATGGACAAAAGGATTATTGGGAG gcaAGGAGGAGCCTGGTTTTTGCCAAACACTTAAGAGATGAAGGAGACAAGTTTCGTAGAGAATTCTTAAAATCTGACGATGAGAGGGATGCTACAGTCATGGATCCAGACTGGACCAAGAATCAGAAAAAAGAAGGTTCTGCTAAAGGAGGCCCATATTTAGCAGTTCACTTGAGAAGAGCTGATTTTCTCTATGCTCACCCTGATGGCGTTCCATCTCTTGACAATGCTGTCAAGCAGATCAAGGATATTCTTGAAAAGGAGAAGCTTGATATGGTATTCCTTGCGACAGATGCTGATAAAGAAG AGGTGACATATTTGAAGAGTAAACTACCCCTGGTGAAATATGACCCACCGAAGGAAATTCTACATAATTATGGTGATGGCGGAGTTGCCATAATAGACCAGTGGATTTGTGCACATGCTCAATACTTTGTAGGGACATGTGAATCAACATTTTCATTTCGTATTCATGAAGAAAGGGATATATTAGGTTTCCATGGTGACAAGACCTTTAATTGTCTCTGTGGAGATAAGAAGCTTGGAAAATGTGAACAACCATCAAAATGGAGAGTAGTATACTAA
- the LOC131776158 gene encoding LITAF domain-containing protein, with protein MDPSQQANVTQPLPPAYPGPPNYGTKQTGVVYPQQPGFQGQAGVTTIIHTQPTHIVMGMRFFEDPTAMTCPYCQASIVTGTTYVSGTLTWIACGGVALMGGWLGCCLIPFCIDALKDVIHSCPNCNRQVGVYRRV; from the exons ATGGACCCATCACAACAAGCGAATGTCACCCAGCCTCTTCCACCAGCTTATCCAGGGCCACCAAACTATGGTACTAAACAGACTGGAGTGGTTTATCCCCAACAGCCCGGCTTTCAAGGACAGGCAGGAGTTACAACAATTATTCATACGCAACCAACTCATATTGTGATGGGGATGAGATTTTTCGAAGACCCGACTGCAATGACATGTCCTTACTGCCAAGCTAGTATTGTTACAGGCACCACTTACGTTTCGGGGACACTAACCTGGATTGCTTGTGGCGGTGTCGCACTTATGGG TGGTTGGCTTGGATGTTGCCTGATTCCATTTTGTATTGATGCTCTCAAGGATGTTATCCATTCCTGCCCTAACTGCAACCGTCAAGTGGGTGTCTACCGCCGAGTGTAG